CAAATCAGATAGGAGTAGATTCATAGCTAAGTGCTCCAAAGAAGGTTGTCCATGGCGTGTTCATGTGGCAAAATGTCCGGGAGTTCCTACATTTACGATTAGGACTCTTCACGGTGAGCATACGTGTGAAGGGGTTCAGAGCCTTCACCATCAGCAAGCATCAGTGGGTTGGGTTGCAAGATCAGTGGAATCACGGGTGAGGGATAATCCTCAGTATAAGCCAAAGGAGATTTTGCAGGATATTCGAAGTCAGCATGGGGTTGCTGTGTCTTATATGCAAGCATGGCGAGGAAAGGAGCGCAGCATGGCTGCTCTACATGGAACCTTTGAAGAAGGTTATCAGCTTCTTCCTGCATATTGTGAACAGATAAGGAAGACTAATCCAGGGAGCATTGCATCAGTTAGCACGGGTCAGGAGAATTGTTTCCAAAGATTGTTTGTCTCATATCGTGCAGCAATTTATGGATTTTTAAATGCTTGCCGACCACTTTTGGAACTTGATAGAGTGCATTTAAAAGGAAAGTACCTGGGTATGATATTTTGTGCTGCAGCTGTTGATGCTAATGATACGTTGTTTCCTTTGGCAATAGCTGTTGTTGATGTGGAAAGTGACGAGAACTGGATGTGGTTTATGTCCGAGCTCCGCAAACTTCTGGGTGTAAATACTGACAGTATGCCAAGACTTACTATACTGTCTGAGAGATCAGCGGGTATGGTTGAGGCAGTCGAGACTCATTTTCCAAATGCATTTCATGGTTTTTGCCTACGTTATATCAGTGAGAATTTCCGAGATACATTTAAGAACTCAAAATTAGTGAATATATTTTGGAATGCAGTATATGCACTTACCGCAGCTGAATTTGAGAGCAAAGTCACCGAGATGGTTGAGGTTTCACAAGATGTCCTACAGTGGTTTCACCATTTCAATCCACAGCACTGGGCTGTCGCCTATTTTGAAGGATTACGATATGGTCATTTTTCATTGGGGATAACAGAAGTGTTGTATAACTGGGCACTGGAGTGTCACGAACTTCCTATTGTGCAGATGATGGAACATATCCGCCAACAAATGATATCATGGTCTAACGATCGCCGTAACATGGGCATGAGGTTGACGTCAATACTCGTGCCATCTGCTGAAAAGAGGATTTCAGAAGCAATTGCTGATGCTCGCTGCTACAAAGTTCTACGAGCAAATGAAATTGAATTTGAAATCGTATCAACTGAGAGGACAAATATCGTGGACATACGAAGTCGTGTGTGCTCATGTCGCCGTTGGCAACTCTATGGTGTGCCGTGTGCACATGCTGCTGCTGCACTTATTTCTTGTGGACAGAATGCCCAGTTATTTGCTGAGCCTTGTTTCACGGTCCACAGTTATCGTGAAACCTACTCACAAATGATATACCCAATTCCTAACAGGAGTCTTTGGAGAGAGGCTGGTGAGGGTACAGAAGGTGGAGGAGCAAAAGTTGATATTCTAATTCGGCCACCAAAAACCCGACGACCACCTGGCAGGCCCAAAAAGAAGGTTCTTCGCATAGAGAGTTTAAAGCGTCCGAAGAGAGTAGTTCAATGTGGTCGCTGCCATATGTTGGGGCATTCTCAAAAAAAATGTTCTTTGCCTGGTTGATCCTGAGTTAGTACTTAGTTGTCAGTTCTCTTTGCTCATT
Above is a window of Nicotiana tabacum cultivar K326 chromosome 8, ASM71507v2, whole genome shotgun sequence DNA encoding:
- the LOC107766559 gene encoding uncharacterized protein LOC107766559 gives rise to the protein MGDHVLESAHEIVVSGPDSNGQQFTAVPGSNGVLIHQPLAIGQEFPDVDACRRTLKEIAIGLHFEIRIVKSDRSRFIAKCSKEGCPWRVHVAKCPGVPTFTIRTLHGEHTCEGVQSLHHQQASVGWVARSVESRVRDNPQYKPKEILQDIRSQHGVAVSYMQAWRGKERSMAALHGTFEEGYQLLPAYCEQIRKTNPGSIASVSTGQENCFQRLFVSYRAAIYGFLNACRPLLELDRVHLKGKYLGMIFCAAAVDANDTLFPLAIAVVDVESDENWMWFMSELRKLLGVNTDSMPRLTILSERSAGMVEAVETHFPNAFHGFCLRYISENFRDTFKNSKLVNIFWNAVYALTAAEFESKVTEMVEVSQDVLQWFHHFNPQHWAVAYFEGLRYGHFSLGITEVLYNWALECHELPIVQMMEHIRQQMISWSNDRRNMGMRLTSILVPSAEKRISEAIADARCYKVLRANEIEFEIVSTERTNIVDIRSRVCSCRRWQLYGVPCAHAAAALISCGQNAQLFAEPCFTVHSYRETYSQMIYPIPNRSLWREAGEGTEGGGAKVDILIRPPKTRRPPGRPKKKVLRIESLKRPKRVVQCGRCHMLGHSQKKCSLPG